The nucleotide sequence TTAATGTCTGCCGGATAAAGGGCTTATCCGGTCTGCCTGCCTCAAAGGCGATTTCAACCACCGTTCCGACTGGCGGATATTGAAACATACCGGATTCACTGCCCGCCATCGGCAAAGGCAGCGGGACAGCATGATAAACAGGAACCGCGGCATCCTGACCATCATCAGCCAATAATTGCACATCAACCGCATAGCGTGGCCGGAATGAGTCGGAGATATCGCCGCTGACCGTATTTTCAGGGTGTGCCTCAATGCGGGCAAATTTGGGTAAATGCAGCCCTGCCGATAATTCGGGGTAGGCGGCATCAATCTGACGCTGCATTGGCGTTTTGGTCTGCGACTGACCGGTCAGTTTGTTGACGGCTTCCCATGTAATGACCATGTTTTCATTGTTCAGATTGACCTTGTTCAGCCGGTACTGATTGATCACTACACCTGGACGCAACGATGGGATCATGGGAATGGTCATCGCATTGCCTGCGGACTGGCACTGGCTAAATGCATTGGGGATCTCTACCGGTTTCCCCGCAAACATCGAATGCGCCCCGCTGCCCACATAAACCGAACCCTCCGGCAACTGATGCCAGAGATAATCCTCAATCGAAAAAACCTGCCCAAGATTAGCCAGCAACTGATAGCCGGTCCCATGATGAGTAAAATGCGGGATGGGTGTCTCCGTATAAGGGGCATCCGGCAATATGAAGGTCAGTCCGCTGTGCTCCTGCAACCAGTCCGCAATCTGGCTCAGTGTTGGATGCTGAAATGAACACGACCATAATCGGTCAAACACACCAACCAGTTCACGCACAAAAAGACGCTGATAACCGTTTTGGGCTGGCTGTGAGCGTGCCACATAACCCGTAAACCAGCGTAATACCAAATCCGTGTAACCCACGTCCAGCCGCACCAGTTTTCCGGTGTAGTCCGTTGTCGTCTCCGCCGTGATAAAGCCACGACCACAGGATGCCAGCTCCAGCATAATATTGGCGTCAACCAGGTGAATTTCATCACCGGAAAGATAGAGCCGGTTAATCGGTGTCATTATTTAGCCGGTCCTATTGTGTCATTAATCGGTTTCAATACTTTGCTTTCAAACCAGCTTAATTTTTCCGGCGCTTCTTTTGCGGCGGCGGCCCCCTGACCTGTTTGCTTTCTGGCCTGAATATTATCGGCAGCACGGGCATCACGTTTCTCAGCAACAGATAAATGTTCACGTAAAGTAAATGTGACCTGCCATGCCTGTTTACCGTCGATCTTACTGGCATCAATGGTATGGGTGAATGTCCCGATGCGAAAGTTGATAGCACCTGCGGTCAGGTTAGCGACACGATAACGTTTCAGACTTCCCTTATCTTTGGCCTCCGCCAGTGCAAACAGGCGTGACAGCGTTTTTTGCTCAGTAAACGGAATGATCCCCGTAACACGTAACTCCTTGGGCTTAATACCTTGCTCCGCTACGGCGGTACTGGATGACTGGCCGCTTTGGTCTGTGTCCTGAAATACCACCGATGGGGTTACGGTCAGACTTTTTAATGGGATGGCCTCGCCATCAAGGGCCAGTGTGATAATTTGGCTCATTGTGTAGCATCCTTTCTAATGCGCGAATATCGTCCCCGGCAAATAATGTCGCCAGCGTGTAAACGGCGTCCTGTTCAGGGATATCCTGACGCAGTTTTTCGGCCAGTAATGCGCCATTCCCTTTCCCTGAGAATGCCCAGACACAGGCCGATTTGTTCCTGACGCCATTCAGAGCGGCAGTCACTTGTTGTAAGGCGTTCTGTCTTACCGTCGTGAAGTTTGTTAATTGTGATTTCAATCCCGCAATGCTGCTGCCGGCGCTAACCTGTGTTTCAGCCTGTGCAATCAATCGCGCATTCACGGCCATGCGGCTGGTTGATGTTGAAAACGGTTGAAATGGAGGCAAACCGCTGTCCGGTTTCCCAGGCAATTGCATTTTGGTGATCGCCAGACGTTCCGCTGTCTTTGCCATACGAGTGACCTGAGAAAATACCGACAACGGCAACACCGCCGAAAATGGGGTTAAATGCTGGATAAATTCATTATGCGTCTTCGCGCAGATCATGAGTACCACGGCGCTCATGTTTCCCGTTCCCCGGATTTTATTTGCCAGATAATTGATGGCGTTTGCCGGACTCAGGTAGTGACCGCTGTCTGCTTTCTGACCGATACCGTATACGAACGGATGGACGGGTAGCATCGAGCAATGCATCCCCGTCATATTCGGGGAGATGCGCATCAATTTCCGTTGCCAATTCATCACGCGGGTTGCTCAGGCCAGTTGATATCGGGGGCAGTAGAAAGGTCCACTCTGTTCACCCGCACACGATATTTTTTCCATTCCACGAGTGCTGATTTTTCGGCATCCGTGGCGATATCCAGATCAATGGCATCCTGTAAGGGTTTAATTGCTGCATCTGCCTGCTGCTGTCGCGCGATATTTTGCTGTTCAGCCTGTTCAGTTTGATGAGATTTTAGGGCTGATTTATCTGTGACCCATTGCTTACTCTCCCACTTATCAAAGGGGGTTTGGGGTGATTGCAGGGTAAGATTATCTGGCAACGCGCCGATGGCGGTAATATTGATCGGCTGGCCTGTATCGGTTACATACGCCGTTTTACCCCGATAGTCAGGCACATGTCGCCAGGATTTTTTATGCTACGACAAATCGCAACATCATGCGTGTCAGGTAATTCAGGCGCATCCAGATACGCATTAGCCGCAACAGAAAAACCGCGGGGCACGCTATCCATATCGGCCCCAATATATTCCCGTGTTTCAGGATGACAACGATAAACCGCAACCCATCCGCTAACAATAGCTAACCCATCCTCATCAAACCGGGCCATTTGAATATTTGCACTATATTTAGACATTATTTTACCCTCGTAATATAAATCACTGATTTGTTAACAGGCCGGTTTTCATTTGCGGTCGGCACCACTCTGGATGCGTCAAATGTCCATGCAATCACCCCACCACCGGCACCGGCTGCCCGACCGCCTGCCTTATACTGGTAGCTGAATGCACCAGACGCGTTGCTCCCGCTCTCAATAGTGGGCTTACCTAATGATCCCGTGATATTTCTGATCGCGTCCCCCTGAACACTCCCTAGCGAACGACCCGAGTCCAGCCCCCGCCCTCTATCTAAACCACGCTTAAACAGCCCCCTGTCATCGGGTAATTTCAGATCGGGAAAAATTTTGGCGAGTTCAGGGTAATCTGCCGCACGGAATGCGCGTCCCTCATTGGGTTCATATCCGGCGGGTATCGGCGCAGTCGAATGCCATTCGATAGTGGCGCCAATCGGGACACCAACCGTAATCTTTTGCTCTACGGCACCGTTAGCATTGAGAAATCTGGTGTGCAACTGTGCATCGGCATCAATCCAAATTTGCCCCGTGTCACCCCCTACACCGATACTCACCCCTTTGGCCCATCCATTTTCCCGACCACAAGAAAATGGCCCAGAATAATGTCTGCCGGGTAGCTCAGTCATATAGGTAGTCTGGTGATAGGCACCAACATCACTCGCCATCAAACTGATATCAGACGATAGCGATTTCCCGTTAATTCTCCTGTCATTCGGTACAGCATTCATTGCCTGTTCGACGGTTTCCACTAAGCCGATGTTTTTGACAAATTCATTTTTATTGGGAATATCTGCGCCGTTCTGGTTTTTAGCCAGGCGACTATCGGCGTTTTCCCTGACAACGGTTAATGCCGCATTAACAGCATAATCCCCTTTCGGCTGTTTCCCATGCAGGCCGCTTTCCAATGCCTGCTGAGTCACATATTCCCGTTTCACGCTATCAATCTCTTGATGAATAGCGGAAATATTACGGTCATTCAATGACCCTTTAATACGCAAATCCATCACATCACCGTGACCATCAACCCCCGCAACCGCAAAGACATAATGCGGATACCCTGCCGCATCGATGTAGTTTTTAAGATCATTGACGGCGACGATATGAACGACGGTTTTCCACTGATTCACCAAATTGCCTTGATAGCTAAAATCCGCATAAACGCGGGTATCGCGCAGGCGGTTAAGTGTTTGGTCAAACGCCAGCTCACCCCGCAACCCGCCGATATAAGCCAGCCCCTTTTTGATCGTGTACCGGTCATCACGACGAACCACGGAAAACCCATCACCGAAAAAAGCCGCCTCACCGTAACTGTCGGTATTCATCAGACGCTGCATTTCATCGATGCCAGATAAACGGGCGGTAAAATCAATCTGCCAGGTTTCCGCCGTGGTCATAATAGCGGCCTCTTTGGCTGCCCCTTCAAACTCCAGTAAAAAAGAGCGCGTCAGCACATTTCCCTGTAATCCGTTCGCGGTCTTAATTTTTTTCTGAGCTGGGGCATGGGTAATCATGCCAATAATGCCAGAAGCCTTATTTATCAGGCCAATCCAGTTAAAATCAAAATGACCGACTTCCGTTCCCAATGTGACACTGTAGGCTACCGCGTTTTCACTCGCTAACCCTGTTTTGTTCACAGCCTGACGATGCACAATATGACTTTCTGCGGGTAATGTCTCATCGCGATTGATGGCAAGAGTGGGATCTAAATCCGGCACATAAGCAAAAACAAACTCATCCAACACCACGGGCTTTCCCGCCGCGGCCTGCTGTGCTTTCCATTTTTCAAAGTCTACTGTAATCACTGACGCCATATTATTTCCTTATAATGATGCACCGTAGGTCATATTAGGTACGGTAATCGCCTTTAAACTGGCGCTATCAAAAACGGACTCACCCGACATGTAACCCACTTTTAATAGCAAAGGCGGCGAGGACATGGCCGCGTAATAACAGCAATATTCCGCGCCCAAACTGCCCACACGCATAAACAGTTTATTATTCGCCATCACTTCAAAACGGTAGCGGCGGCAAGTGCGGCCATACTGACGAATGATGCTCATCAGCAAATCAGGGTTTTCAGCGACTTGTCCGTCACTGACGCGCAAAATAATCACATCCCAATCTATCGCCGGTTGTCGTTCCAATACTTCAACATGGCCGACACCTAAACGTTCAAAGATAGCGATAAATCCCGCGACACTGCCCGCCTCTCTGGCATTAATAAACGCGTATTTCACCCGTTTACGAAATAATGTCAGCGGTTCACCGTTAAAGCGCTGGATATCCCGCTGATAGGCCAACATCGGCAGTAATTCCGCCGAACAAGTTTCCGCGTCCAATTGGGCTAACGGCCATGTCAGCCAGCGGTAAATCATTAACTAGAACTCACGCACGGCCCAAAGCAGTTTGGCGGGTTCTCCCTTATCCATCCATGACGGCAAGGCCAGCCGCTTGAGTCGTTCCCTGAACTCAGACATGCTTCACCTCAATTATCAGTGATTGCAGCCTGGGCACACTTAAATCACTCAAAATGTCACCCAATGAAAAAGTCAGTGATTCAATCTCGGCAAATTCACGGTGTATTTCTCGCCCCAGGTTGGAAAAGGAAAATCGGGCATACGGCCAGGTTTTTTTCACGTGATATTCCCTATTTTCCCGAAAGGCGCAGCGGATCAGGTTTTCAACATCCGTTTTTAATGTTGTTACCTGTTCCTGGCTGTAGTTCGCCAAATTTGCCACAAACAGCGTGACCAATAATTCATGGTGCGTTTCGGGCATCGGCAGACACTGCATATCATCCCCATGCCCATGATGCCCCTGATGGGTGATGTAATCGTTCACCGCCTCAATAAAGGGCTGGCTGATAACCCCAGAATCCAGCAACAAATAGGCGTTTGCTGTTCCGGTGCCATCCTCTTAATCCCACAATACTGTATATTTATACAGTATATATAAATATAATTAACAAGTGAAGTAATTATGTTATGAAATAGTGTGTTATGTGACTTCTATCATTTCTGATTCCATTTTCTTCAACATGTTCAGATAATGGCCTTTTGGGTCACGAATAATTTCATTAGTATCAATCTTGATACCCAATTTTTCACTTAACCTACTCATTATCATTTTTGTTGTTTCAGTATGCGTTTTTTTAACTTTATGTAGATGACCGAACATAGATAAACAATAACGCTGTCCATCTATGGTCATACTCCCCCCCTCCAGTAACGAACGTGCCAGCACATCACTCATCGCCAAACTCTGTAATTTTGCCGATTCATGAACTCGCTGTATTTTTTCCTTCTCACTCATTTGATGCCAACCGTAATAGAATTCATCTAAATACAGATCACTTCCTTGACTAACCGTATTTCGTGCTTCCGTACAGTTATTGATAATTCATTGATAAATATGTATTTAATTGATTTTCTTATGGTATTCACAGGATTAGAATTACTTTACCAACCAGAAGCTGCCGGCGAGCTCCACCGTTAATTCAGCCAGCCCATTTGATCCGGGCTGACTAAAGTCATCGGAAACGAGTATCTCTTATTGACCAGCGATACTCATTTCCGGCAGTAAGACTGAACCACACTGGATATTACTCCGCGTTTCAATATCATTCCCAATAGTGACCATATTGGCCCACATATCCTTTAGATTGCCTGCAATAGTAATCTCGCTGACAGGATACTGAATCTCACCATTTTCTACCCAAAAACCAGCGGCACCACGGGAATAGTCGCCGGTTACTGCACTGACTCCCTGCCCCATCAGTTCAGTGACTACTAACCCAGTTCCCATCTGACGCAGTAAACCTGCAAAATCTTGACCTTGCCCTGCAATGCACCAGTTATGAATCCCTCCTGCATGGCCGGTGCTTGCCATTCCTAGCTTACGGGCAGAATAACTCGTCAGAAGCCAAGTCTGTAATATACCATCCTTGATAATATCCCGGTTGCAGGTAGAAACACCTTCACTATCAAATGGGGAAGATGCCAGCCCCGCCAGCAAGTGTGGCCGCTCTTCAATTGTCAGCCATGATGGCAGGATTTGTTTGCCCAAATGATCAAGCAGGAAAGAGGATTTCCGGTAAATACTGCTACCACTGATAG is from Photorhabdus laumondii subsp. laumondii and encodes:
- a CDS encoding phage tail protein — translated: MASVITVDFEKWKAQQAAAGKPVVLDEFVFAYVPDLDPTLAINRDETLPAESHIVHRQAVNKTGLASENAVAYSVTLGTEVGHFDFNWIGLINKASGIIGMITHAPAQKKIKTANGLQGNVLTRSFLLEFEGAAKEAAIMTTAETWQIDFTARLSGIDEMQRLMNTDSYGEAAFFGDGFSVVRRDDRYTIKKGLAYIGGLRGELAFDQTLNRLRDTRVYADFSYQGNLVNQWKTVVHIVAVNDLKNYIDAAGYPHYVFAVAGVDGHGDVMDLRIKGSLNDRNISAIHQEIDSVKREYVTQQALESGLHGKQPKGDYAVNAALTVVRENADSRLAKNQNGADIPNKNEFVKNIGLVETVEQAMNAVPNDRRINGKSLSSDISLMASDVGAYHQTTYMTELPGRHYSGPFSCGRENGWAKGVSIGVGGDTGQIWIDADAQLHTRFLNANGAVEQKITVGVPIGATIEWHSTAPIPAGYEPNEGRAFRAADYPELAKIFPDLKLPDDRGLFKRGLDRGRGLDSGRSLGSVQGDAIRNITGSLGKPTIESGSNASGAFSYQYKAGGRAAGAGGGVIAWTFDASRVVPTANENRPVNKSVIYITRVK
- a CDS encoding tail fiber assembly protein translates to MPDYRGKTAYVTDTGQPINITAIGALPDNLTLQSPQTPFDKWESKQWVTDKSALKSHQTEQAEQQNIARQQQADAAIKPLQDAIDLDIATDAEKSALVEWKKYRVRVNRVDLSTAPDINWPEQPA